The Pandoraea apista genomic interval CCTGATGGGCATCCTCGTAGCCCTCTCTCCGATTGCAGCACAGTTGTTTGGCGCGGGTAAGCGTGAAGCCATTGGCGAGGAAGTCCGTCAGGCGTTCTGGCTCGCCTTGTTCCTTGCCGTGCCGGGTTTCCTGCTGCTGTCGCATCCGCAGTTCATTCTGCAACTCTCCGAAGCCACGCCGGAACTCGAAGCGCGCGCAAGCGACTACCTTCAGATTCTCGCGTTCGGCCTGCCCGCCGCCCTGCTCTTTCGCGTGTACTCGTCGCTCTCAACGGCCGTGGCGCAGCCCCGCATCGTCATGATGATTCAGTTGACGGGTCTGGCACTGAAAGTACCGCTGAATCTTGCGCTGATTTACGGCGTGGAGCGCCTGGGGATTCCCGCCCTGGGCAGCACGGGCTGCGCTATCGCCACGACTGCCATCAACTGGGTGTCGTGCGCCCTGGGACTCGTGCTGATGGCACGTCACGCGAAGCTGCGCGAGTTCGGCATCTTCGCTCGATTCTGCTGGCCTCACTGGCAGGCCATTCGTGCGCTGCTCAAGCTCGGCGTGCCGATGGGGCTGAGTTACCTGATCGAAGTGACGGCGTATTCGTTCATGGCGATTTTCATTGCGCGTCTGGGTGACGTCACACTCGCTGGCCATCAGATCGCTGCAAACCTCGGCGCGCTCATGTACATGCTGCCGATGTCGATCGCGATTGCCACGGCAACGCTCACCGCGCAGGCCATCGGCTCGCGGGACTTTGCGCTGGCACGTCTGGTCGGACGCCGGGGGGTGGAGTTCGCCGGCACACTCGGCCTGATACTCGCTGCCCTCATGGGGTTCTGCCGCCCGCTGATTCTGGCTGCCTATACGTCCGATCCCCAGGTGGCCGCGGTTGCCACACCATTGCTGGCCATCGTCGCGTTCTACCACCTGTTCGATGCCCTTCAGGTGAACGCCGTGTTCGTCCTGCGCGCATGGAAGGTGGCGGTCGTGCCGACCATCATTTATGCCGTGTCGCTGTGGGGCGTAGGCCTAGGCGGCGGGTATGTGCTGGGCTTCAACGTCGGCGGCCTGACGCCCGCGTGGCTGCATGGCGCAGCAGGCTTCTGGTTCGCCAACACCGCAAGCATCGCGATCGCCGCCGCCGGCTTGCTGCTTTATCTGCGCTGGGTGGTGCGGGCAAAGTGTAACGACGGTACCGTATAAGCTGCGGCATCGCTGCACTGTCCGCGCTATGGCGAGGGTTTCGCTTCGCCGTTGAGCGACTTGTCAACGCCTGCGAAGAAGCCCTCGTAGACGTCACGCTCGAGAACCGTCTCCGTACGCGCGTCGCCATTACTGTCCCAGACGGTGCGATCGAACCGCACTCGCACGAGCAGCCCCGTGCCCTCCCCCGAAGCGCGCACCGCGACGATGGCCGCCAGACGCTCGTGATCCGGCTTGCCCGGTAACGCCCCGACACGCGACTTCAACGCACCCCGCAGTATCTCGCGCCACTTCGGCACCAATACCGTGTGCCGCTCGGCTTCGACCATCTCGGTGTCGCGATCGACCGTCACCGGCGCAAACCCCTGCTTGGCAAGGGTTGCGGCAATGGCGTCGAGCATTTGCATGGATGTCGACCCCGGGAAGCGACGGTCGCGCAGCGATCTCAGTGTCTCGCGTTGCGCGTCGGTAAGATCGACACTCACTTGCCGCGAGCTATAGCGAAACAGTTGTCCGGCACTGCCGGTTTCCCGCTCATTTGAGGGCGTGGCGGCACACGCGCCGAGTGCCATCGAGACACTCACCGTCGCCATGCAAACGGAACGTCGAACGCGCATCGAAGCGATAGGGGAAGCGGTGCAAAGGCGAATGAGCTGAAGGGATATAGGCACGAGCGCGATCAGAAGGACAAAGTGCGCACCTATAATAGGAACCCGCGCCGCCCGCGACAAACGAGTTATTTTTGCCAACGTATTAGCCGTTCTTCAAGGTTTTGCCATGCGCCGATTGCCGCCGCTCAATGCCCTGCGCAGCTTCGAAGCCGCCGGTCGCCTGAACAGTCTGACGCTGGCTGCGGAAGCCCTGAACGTGACGCAAAGCGCCGTCGCACAACAAATCCGTGTGCTCGAAGACTTCCTGGGACAAAAACTCTTCGAACGCGACGGCCGGACGATTCGCCTCACAGTTCGCGGACGCCATTACTGGACCGACGTTTGCGCATGTCTGGGTCGACTCACCGAGGCGACCGAGCAGATGTTGAACATGACCGCCACCACACCGTTGCGCGTAAATGCATCGACGTCATTTCTGCACGCCTGGTTACTCCCGCAACTTCCCCGCTTTCGGGCGCAGTATCCCGACATCCCCATCGAGGTTGTCGCGACACCCGACACCAACGTCATTCACCTGGACGATACGAGCGATGTCGTGATCCGGCGCTATACGCCGGAGTTACGACGGCGCGGCTTCGTGAGCCGTCCGTTGATGCGTAACGAAGCCGTGGCGGTGTGCGCCCCCACGCACCCCATGCTAGCCACGCTGCGCGAACCGGCCGACTTGCTCGGCGCCCCCTTGCTGCATTACGCGGGGATGCCGCAGGCGTGGCAGTACTGGTTTCACCGTGCCGGAGTCGCCGTCAGCGAAACGCTGCGCGGCGCGTTTTTCGAAGAGTTCCTGCTATCGCTGCGCGCGGCGGTCAGCGGCCTGGGTATTTGTCTCGCTCCGCGCGGCGTCGTGCGTGACGACCTCGACAATGGACAGCTCGTCGCACTGTTCGACGACACCGTCACTCTCGAGGGGCCTCCCTACCACACCCTTTGCCGGGAGACGGATAGCGAGCCTCACCTCGCAACGTTCATTGACTGGCTTCAATGCAGCGTCGATCCGCAAGACCGTCCAGCGCTGGCGGCGTAACTCGCCTGCGCCGCCAGCGGACGCAAGCAAACGCGACATCCGGCATAGGCCCGAAAGCCCCCCCCATTCAAGGGTCGCCCGCGTACGCTCGTGCGAGCGCTCCCATGCTCAGACACGGCCCCCTCGCCACTTGCGTGACACACGGCATCGCTCAATGCCGACGAGAGCGGCCGTTTGGTCGCCTTCGCCCGAACCTTCGTTGTACGACAACGCAGCATCAATAGCGCCCTATCACACCCTCTGTCGGTAGATATCACTCAAAGCTTGAGATTCTAGGGCTTCTCATAAAAACGGGTAAACCCGCAAAGGCATTCCGAGGAACTTTCCATAGAATGTTGTCTGACGACATACAACGAATCGTGTGTTGCGACACTCCTCATTTTTGGTCTGATCAACGTCCACCTGCCATGAGCCGAACCCCCATCGTCACCGAACTGCGCGTTATCCCCGTCGCTGGCCGCGACAGCATGCTGCTGAACCTGAGCGGTGCGCACGGCCCCTTCTTCACGCGCAACCTGATCATCCTTCAGGACAGCGCCGGCCATACGGGCGTTGGCGAGGTGCCCGGCGGTGAAGCTATCCGCCAGACACTCGAAGACGCGCGCCCGTATGTGGTGGGCCAGTCGGTCGCGAACATTCAGGCGGTGCTCGGCCAGACACGGCGCGCCTTCGCCGATCGCGACTCTGGTGGGCGTGGATTGCAGACATTCGACCTGCGCACGACGATTCATGCGGTGACTGCACTCGAAGCGGCATTGCTCGAC includes:
- a CDS encoding MATE family efflux transporter → MWHDIKRIAGLAWPVLIGQLAVIAFGVMDTAMVGRASAFDLASLALGGSIYITVYVGLMGILVALSPIAAQLFGAGKREAIGEEVRQAFWLALFLAVPGFLLLSHPQFILQLSEATPELEARASDYLQILAFGLPAALLFRVYSSLSTAVAQPRIVMMIQLTGLALKVPLNLALIYGVERLGIPALGSTGCAIATTAINWVSCALGLVLMARHAKLREFGIFARFCWPHWQAIRALLKLGVPMGLSYLIEVTAYSFMAIFIARLGDVTLAGHQIAANLGALMYMLPMSIAIATATLTAQAIGSRDFALARLVGRRGVEFAGTLGLILAALMGFCRPLILAAYTSDPQVAAVATPLLAIVAFYHLFDALQVNAVFVLRAWKVAVVPTIIYAVSLWGVGLGGGYVLGFNVGGLTPAWLHGAAGFWFANTASIAIAAAGLLLYLRWVVRAKCNDGTV
- a CDS encoding LysR substrate-binding domain-containing protein, with protein sequence MRRLPPLNALRSFEAAGRLNSLTLAAEALNVTQSAVAQQIRVLEDFLGQKLFERDGRTIRLTVRGRHYWTDVCACLGRLTEATEQMLNMTATTPLRVNASTSFLHAWLLPQLPRFRAQYPDIPIEVVATPDTNVIHLDDTSDVVIRRYTPELRRRGFVSRPLMRNEAVAVCAPTHPMLATLREPADLLGAPLLHYAGMPQAWQYWFHRAGVAVSETLRGAFFEEFLLSLRAAVSGLGICLAPRGVVRDDLDNGQLVALFDDTVTLEGPPYHTLCRETDSEPHLATFIDWLQCSVDPQDRPALAA